From the Hylaeus volcanicus isolate JK05 chromosome 4, UHH_iyHylVolc1.0_haploid, whole genome shotgun sequence genome, one window contains:
- the LOC128875603 gene encoding mucin-12-like: MRYSGSNLLGYAVSAFILFFNVIRAESGVTCKDQQGRSYESGSYYIPGPEPCTLCVCDNGNPKWCKAFVCKFAEEDCKSSRRGDVCCEYICLDDTLSSLSNDKIDGIGSNTTDATANYDIGLRSVASFVTAVLSLSLLFFLIHRLRQRKIRVCVAGRQNRQLAEDQRNLGSMGYLERDGLSHGVPMDDIPCGASYPLWKPPSNYFPRGEAPPPYEEAVAAARAEQALLSMNPQALPQLNFPNSYLTSANSRTSVSLVGSTQSGINGNPSTLICDSGIADSSGLMSTPSRPISNPNIYASYRQSNQNEALSPGVSVGTSTTSFTMGTSTYENLPTPIGIPNFASQHPDVTVQPVSNLQSAIPKNYQTHTTLPRQSGAFTISATLSNSSVTAHRTIPRTLTTRTGTRLRDIISDCSKNEFLRPSPTNVASPNLQHSVQQNALINQENTREDTNSNTFYEDVQIQPSTASSSSGLQQMERQKLDHKSEKSNDFKPSLNIANEINEEGSFESVACTCSMQALPTLHDDTDDYRSECENCKSATGSRYYLDNEDELVTSPHETMTLHRRPDETASSTTPQYYRTSLTLPISTRQRTRSTGVRENWFNTMPQSSTESSDEN, encoded by the exons ATGAGATACAGCGGCAGTAACCTTCTCGGTTATGCAGTTTCCGcgtttattctattttttaacg TTATTCGTGCGGAAAGCGGCGTTACCTGCAAAGATCAACAAGGACGATCTTACGAAAGTGGTTCATATTACATTCCTGGTCCAGAACCTTGTACATTGTGTGTTTGCGATAATGGCAATCCAAAATGGTGCAAAGCATTCGTTTGCAAGTTTGCAGAG GAAGATTGTAAATCTTCCCGTCGCGGCGATGTCTGTTGCGAGTATATTTGCTTGGACGATACACTTTCGTCTCTGTCAAACGACAAAATCGATGGGATTGGCAGCAATACAACCGATGCTACTGCAAATTATGACATAGGACTACGATCCGTCGCTAGTTTTGTGACAGCTGTGTTGTCATTGAGTCTATTGTTTTTCTTAATACATCGCTTGCGCCAAAGAAAGATACGAG TTTGCGTGGCAGGAAGACAGAACAGACAGTTGGCAGAGGACCAAAGAAATTTAGGTAGTATGGGATACTTAGAACGAGATGGATTGTCGCACGGTGTTCCTATGGATGACATTCCATGCGGAGCTAGTTATCCATTGTGGAAACCACCCAGCAACTACTTTCCACGTGGGGAGGCTCCGCCACCTTATGAGGAAGCCGTGGCAGCAGCTAGAGCTGAGCAAGCTCTTCTATCGATGAACCCTCAAGCGCTTCCTCAActaaattttccaaacagcTATCTGACAAGTGCCAATAGTCGTACTAGCGTATCGCTAGTAGGAAGCACGCAAAGTGGGATAAATGGAAATCCATCGACGCTGATATGCGACAGTGGGATAGCAGATTCGAGCGGCTTAATGTCGACGCCGAGTAGACCAATTTCAAATCCAAATATATATGCTAGTTATCGTCAGTCGAATCAAAACGAAGCGCTATCTCCAGGCGTTAGCGTAGGAACTTCTACTACGAGTTTTACTATGGGGACAAGTACTTACGAGAATTTACCTACTCCAATTGGAATCCCAAACTTTGCTAGCCAGCATCCGGATGTAACTGTGCAACCTGTGTCTAATTTACAATCCGctattccaaaaaattatcaaaCGCATACCACTCTCCCTCGTCAATCTGGAGCGTTTACAATATCCGCGACCTTGTCCAATTCTAGTGTGACTGCCCACCGAACAATTCCTAGGACATTGACTACTCGTACTGGTACGAGACTACGAGATATTATAAGCGATTGCTCCAAGAATGAATTTCTACGACCCTCGCCAACCAATGTTGCCTCGCCAAATTTGCAACATTCTGTACAGCAAAACGCTTTAATCAATCAAGAAAATACAAGGGAggatacaaattcaaatacattttacgAAGATGTACAAATACAACCTTCCACAGCTTCTTCTTCGTCGGGATTACAACAAATGGAAAGGCAGAAGTTAGATCATAAATCGGAAAAATCCAATGATTTTAAG CCGTCGTTAAACATagcaaatgaaattaacgaagaaggAAGTTTCGAATCGGTAGCTTGCACTTGCAGTATGCAAGCTCTTCCTACTCTTCACGATGATACCGATGATTATAGGAGCGAATGCGAAAATTGCAAAAGCGCGACAGGTTCTCGTTACTATCTGGATAACGAGGATGAATTAGTTACTTCTCCACATGAAACTATGACGTTACATAGAAGACCGGACGAAACAGCTTCCAGTACTACACCTCAGTATTACAGAACTTCGCTTACACTGCCCATAAGTACTCGTCAACGAACAAG GAGTACCGGAGTTCGAGAAAATTGGTTTAACACCATGCCACAAAGTTCAACAGAATCGTCGGACGAAAATTAA
- the LOC128875606 gene encoding E3 ubiquitin-protein ligase Iruka-like isoform X2, which yields MAEAVVDGTPMSRFFCHKCSIEIEVLLPDYTCPRCTSGFIEKLESGSNDSSSGMDISSEESSDHEETTRDLTRIITDRMFGVPDPRPPTGWRRVNWTQTTSDSRRSNSGRGMQDGTLSVQNFIQDLLLNLSGAGVGHPITQDGQPPVFNIRLFLGNPGDYVWSQDGLDTIVTQMLNQLDGTGPPPLPRKQIDEIPTTTVTQSQVESKLQCSVCWEDFKVLESVKQLPCQHVFHAPCIVPWLQLHGTCPICRQSLGDQNSAEANQYTVGPSLAALFRAANESTNTSSSSTSSSENSD from the exons ATGGCGGAAGCCGTTGTGGACGGGACTCCAATGTCCCGATTtttttgtcataaatgcagCATCGAAATTGAAGTTTTACTACCT GATTATACATGTCCAAGATGTACAAGTGGtttcatagaaaaattagaaagcgGTAGCAATGATAGTAGCTCAGGAATGGATATTAGCAGTGAAGAGTCAAGTGACCATGAGGAAACGACACGTGAT CTTACACGTATCATAACGGATAGGATGTTTGGTGTACCTGATCCAAGACCTCCTACTGGTTGGAGACGAGTTAATTGGACCCAAACTACATCAGATTCACGTCGTTCCAACAG TGGTCGAGGAATGCAAGATGGAACCTTGTCTGTACAGAACTTTATACAAGATTTGTTACTTAATCTCTCAGGAGCGGGTGTAGGTCATCCAATAACACAAGATGGACAACCACCTGT ATTCAATATTAGACTGTTCTTGGGAAATCCTGGAGATTATGTTTGGAGTCAGGATGGTTTGGACACGATTGTAACACAAATGTTAAATCAACTGGATGGAACTGGACCGCCTCCTTTGCCAAGGAAGCAAATCGACGAAATACCAACAACTACTGTAACTCAAAGTCAAGTTG AAAGTAAACTTCAATGTTCTGTTTGCTGGGAGGACTTCAAAGTTTTGGAATCAGTCAAGCAACTTCCTTGTCAACATGTATTTCACGCACCGTGCATTGTACCGTGGTTACAGTTG CATGGAACTTGTCCTATTTGTAGACAGAGTTTAGGTGATCAAAATTCCGCAGAAGCAAATCAATATACTGTTGGGCCTAGTTTAGCAGCCCTGTTcag ggCAGCGAATGAATCAACTAACACTAGCTCATCATCTACATCATCAAGTGAGAATTCAGATTGA
- the LOC128875604 gene encoding DET1 homolog: protein MAEKEAKIEYVTEPCPIEPRKIGPQNIVVRLKRRETFGCPYPGTHVHNARQFYQNVFPNFTVMNVEKPPCFLRKFSPDGRYLIAFSADQTSIEVYEYRGASAAADLLANCEGEYIGHKNDECSFQIRSNIFNRFFKAKWIVNVVQSNEQLNRECSLFTDDGRYVIVGSAAHIPDELRPHFYQIYSNNEALTPNPRSPLEDYSLHLVDLRGGKLCDTRHFTVDKIYLSHNQGLYLYKDILAVLSVQHQTIHIFQILDGMFINVRTIGRFCLEDDAYLVTSACPGVNSRPFRDTTINSLKHKLLVYLYKRAAYISDTTKDPYELRRFYQYFDQLNALRMWKMQLLDTNHILVRFASEEVATLQANEPNAQPALLVVYDMVAAKILAAYDNASTQLLTQFENFSDFFRNARMNTDCQYMCSPSNNIYARLLQQRFKQTIVSAKYGGVTEATKRLLAQLPICAQSYSSSPYLDLSLFCYDDKWVSMMERPKACGEHPIRFYARDSGLLKFRMYAGMLGRTAPTAARRLVAFTFHPTDPFAISVQRTNAEYIVSFHVRHV from the exons ATGGCTGAAAAGGAGGCAAAGATTGAATACGTGACAGAACCTTGTCCCATTGAACCTCGTAAAATAGGTCCACAAAACATCGTGGTACGCTTAAAGCGTCGCGAGACGTTTGGATGCCCTTATCCAGGAACCCATGTGCACAATGCTAGACAATTTTACCAAAATGTATTCCCAAATTTTACTGTAATGAATGTCGAAAAACCGCCGTGTTTTCTACGAAAATTTAGTCCTGATGGCCGTTACTTAATAGCCTTTAGCGCGGACCAAACTTCCATAGAAGTTTACGAGTATCGTGGTGCATCTGCTGCTGCTGATTTACTAGCAAATTGTGAAGGCGAATACATTGGCCACAAAAATGACGAATGTAGTTTTCAAATtagaagtaatatttttaatcgattttttaag GCTAAATGGATTGTGAATGTAGTTCAAAGTAACGAACAATTAAACAGAGAATGCAGTCTGTTTACAGATGATGGACGCTACGTAATTGTGGGTTCAGCTGCCCATATTCCAGATGAATTAAGACCACATTTTTATCAG atttATTCCAACAATGAAGCATTAACACCAAATCCCAGATCACCTCTTGAAGATTATAGTTTACATCTGGTTGATTTGCGTGGAGGAAAACTCTGCGATACCAGGCATTTTACAgtagataaaatatatttgtctcACAATCAAG GTCTTTATTTGTACAAAGATATATTAGCAGTTTTGTCTGTGCAGCATCAAACTATTCACATATTTCAAATCCTTGATGGAATGTTCATCAATGTCAGAACGATAGGAAG GTTCTGTTTAGAGGATGACGCTTATTTGGTGACAAGCGCTTGTCCTGGAGTAAATTCCCGTCCATTTAGAGATACTACAATAAATAGCCTTAAACACAAATTACTAGTTTATCTGTATAAAAGAGCAGCGTACATTAGCGATACGACAAAGGACCCATACGAATTAAGACGTTTTTACCAATACTTCGATCAG ttgaaTGCATTACGAATGTGGAAGATGCAGTTATTAGACACAAATCATATACTCGTACGATTTGCGAGCGAAGAAGTGGCGACGCTTCAAGCTAATGAACCTAACGCGCAGCCTGCGCTTTTGGTTGTTTACGACATGGTTGCAGCTAAAATATTAGCAGCTTACGATAACGCGTCTACACAGTTGTTGACGCAATTTGAAAACTTCAGCGATTTCTTCAGAAATGCTAGGATGAATACTGATTGTCAATACATGTGTTCTCcatcaaataatatatatgcaCG ATTGTTACAGCAGAGATTCAAACAAACAATAGTAAGTGCCAAATATGGTGGTGTTACGGAAGCTACGAAAAGATTACTTGCTCAGTTACCTATATGCGCTCAATCTTACTCTAGTTCTCCGTATCTCGACTTATCCTTATTTTGTTACGACGATAAATGGGTCTCCATGATGGAACGACCCAAAGCATGCGGAGAGCATCCTATACG GTTTTATGCTCGCGATTCTGGTCTTTTAAAGTTTCGAATGTATGCCGGAATGTTGGGCCGTACAGCACCTACGGCTGCAAGACGGTTGGTTGCGTTTACTTTCCACCCAACGGATCCGTTTGCTATTTCCGTTCAACGAACGAACGCTGAATATATCGTCAGTTTTCACGTCAGACATGTTTAA
- the LOC128875606 gene encoding E3 ubiquitin-protein ligase Iruka-like isoform X3, whose amino-acid sequence MAEAVVDGTPMSRFFCHKCSIEIEVLLPDYTCPRCTSGFIEKLESGSNDSSSGMDISSEESSDHEETTRDLTRIITDRMFGVPDPRPPTGWRRVNWTQTTSDSRRSNSGRGMQDGTLSVQNFIQDLLLNLSGAGVGHPITQDGQPPVLFLGNPGDYVWSQDGLDTIVTQMLNQLDGTGPPPLPRKQIDEIPTTTVTQSQVESKLQCSVCWEDFKVLESVKQLPCQHVFHAPCIVPWLQLHGTCPICRQSLGDQNSAEANQYTVGPSLAALFRAANESTNTSSSSTSSSENSD is encoded by the exons ATGGCGGAAGCCGTTGTGGACGGGACTCCAATGTCCCGATTtttttgtcataaatgcagCATCGAAATTGAAGTTTTACTACCT GATTATACATGTCCAAGATGTACAAGTGGtttcatagaaaaattagaaagcgGTAGCAATGATAGTAGCTCAGGAATGGATATTAGCAGTGAAGAGTCAAGTGACCATGAGGAAACGACACGTGAT CTTACACGTATCATAACGGATAGGATGTTTGGTGTACCTGATCCAAGACCTCCTACTGGTTGGAGACGAGTTAATTGGACCCAAACTACATCAGATTCACGTCGTTCCAACAG TGGTCGAGGAATGCAAGATGGAACCTTGTCTGTACAGAACTTTATACAAGATTTGTTACTTAATCTCTCAGGAGCGGGTGTAGGTCATCCAATAACACAAGATGGACAACCACCTGT ACTGTTCTTGGGAAATCCTGGAGATTATGTTTGGAGTCAGGATGGTTTGGACACGATTGTAACACAAATGTTAAATCAACTGGATGGAACTGGACCGCCTCCTTTGCCAAGGAAGCAAATCGACGAAATACCAACAACTACTGTAACTCAAAGTCAAGTTG AAAGTAAACTTCAATGTTCTGTTTGCTGGGAGGACTTCAAAGTTTTGGAATCAGTCAAGCAACTTCCTTGTCAACATGTATTTCACGCACCGTGCATTGTACCGTGGTTACAGTTG CATGGAACTTGTCCTATTTGTAGACAGAGTTTAGGTGATCAAAATTCCGCAGAAGCAAATCAATATACTGTTGGGCCTAGTTTAGCAGCCCTGTTcag ggCAGCGAATGAATCAACTAACACTAGCTCATCATCTACATCATCAAGTGAGAATTCAGATTGA
- the LOC128875606 gene encoding E3 ubiquitin-protein ligase Iruka-like isoform X1 gives MAEAVVDGTPMSRFFCHKCSIEIEVLLPDYTCPRCTSGFIEKLESGSNDSSSGMDISSEESSDHEETTRDVSEFAFYILCLVPNFSLIFFMQLTRIITDRMFGVPDPRPPTGWRRVNWTQTTSDSRRSNSGRGMQDGTLSVQNFIQDLLLNLSGAGVGHPITQDGQPPVFNIRLFLGNPGDYVWSQDGLDTIVTQMLNQLDGTGPPPLPRKQIDEIPTTTVTQSQVESKLQCSVCWEDFKVLESVKQLPCQHVFHAPCIVPWLQLHGTCPICRQSLGDQNSAEANQYTVGPSLAALFRAANESTNTSSSSTSSSENSD, from the exons ATGGCGGAAGCCGTTGTGGACGGGACTCCAATGTCCCGATTtttttgtcataaatgcagCATCGAAATTGAAGTTTTACTACCT GATTATACATGTCCAAGATGTACAAGTGGtttcatagaaaaattagaaagcgGTAGCAATGATAGTAGCTCAGGAATGGATATTAGCAGTGAAGAGTCAAGTGACCATGAGGAAACGACACGTGATGTGAGTGAATTtgctttttatattctatgtCTTGTTCCTAATTTCAGTCTAATCTTTTTTATGCAGCTTACACGTATCATAACGGATAGGATGTTTGGTGTACCTGATCCAAGACCTCCTACTGGTTGGAGACGAGTTAATTGGACCCAAACTACATCAGATTCACGTCGTTCCAACAG TGGTCGAGGAATGCAAGATGGAACCTTGTCTGTACAGAACTTTATACAAGATTTGTTACTTAATCTCTCAGGAGCGGGTGTAGGTCATCCAATAACACAAGATGGACAACCACCTGT ATTCAATATTAGACTGTTCTTGGGAAATCCTGGAGATTATGTTTGGAGTCAGGATGGTTTGGACACGATTGTAACACAAATGTTAAATCAACTGGATGGAACTGGACCGCCTCCTTTGCCAAGGAAGCAAATCGACGAAATACCAACAACTACTGTAACTCAAAGTCAAGTTG AAAGTAAACTTCAATGTTCTGTTTGCTGGGAGGACTTCAAAGTTTTGGAATCAGTCAAGCAACTTCCTTGTCAACATGTATTTCACGCACCGTGCATTGTACCGTGGTTACAGTTG CATGGAACTTGTCCTATTTGTAGACAGAGTTTAGGTGATCAAAATTCCGCAGAAGCAAATCAATATACTGTTGGGCCTAGTTTAGCAGCCCTGTTcag ggCAGCGAATGAATCAACTAACACTAGCTCATCATCTACATCATCAAGTGAGAATTCAGATTGA
- the LOC128875602 gene encoding uncharacterized protein LOC128875602: MKTNIFGDSTTQKMANDKSNEDYSIHSTELDKQCFSPWSPLQENDALLKHRYISCSRSVPHRNRRFVRYKINRSLNFDANAQSSSSENSSFEEDKHLSRSAKIMRALNCTTSPSYYGRTKIKKSLNFNLTPSPKRFLPARSIRKTLSLNFGSPLSASSKLLNFEDDSNDSVKSKLIFTSTESIDENQNETPSQHSTKDHDTLHFSTPNTTLSRKSLYSTSFTPVLRSRLKETIDNIVYITATPNSQSLKSMKGRTKGLNNGFANTSRNLLQEFHDSDDDRPCTPENVIRIIPESMSAIKRSHRKERSSRWNGHSTTQATSSFLNNTNTFENMTKSQHKYHLQDSNSTDRSSSRNSDAQDIPSYSSEDDMSDTGSLFDYKDELKNVLDESKEVSNCMSNSDIVQPKFEKCDIKVKAEDNLPVQNIKTEARPVTPDLAAEHILEPQKSVTPENRIDFLKKISKDSIKKSHKKKKDVNKKKIFSSKVLQFKVGDANQADGEYWDNSEQAGNNEENKLNVEQNNFDKVDVERACTPEMVHSSRLLLPQFSSVKKSHKKDKHSKILSGFLKRQEYFNKEINAVKDNNNKAFNGDDASEYKKCIDLSSDFDTTANSSDSSYLVNVSAKLSPSKRKISLNTTSSSHDASVSCDSELQECDISQEEFQIFTPLKRKRPLIASNAKEYLHFYDLPSGKDEVLEKPVANINFSRCLTPVLSLQENYIKPEENHPVTIKSDDVSTEDLEVNVCESNSKTGRSTPRNMSTEELYSNIDSIKKSHKKNKRGNISRKGFNLIRSNLCDEKGQSSSEDIKNETFEKLESPTDSIDHEKVEGSSGSANDHDSSSANPIIAIQNVTPPNCLKAKNYMKLLQETSIKRSHKKVRDQRKREARIDTNELSDDGSIFGDEEKLNYVGEEHTTLGK, translated from the coding sequence atgaaaacaaatatatttggtGATTCCACAACACAAAAAATGGCAAATGATAAAAGCAATGAAGATTATAGTATTCACAGTACAGAATTggataaacaatgtttttccCCTTGGAGTCCTTTACAAGAGAATGATGCGTTGCTTAAACATAGATATATATCATGTAGCAGATCAGTTCCACATAGAAACAGACGTTTTGTTCGGTACAAGATAAATAGATCATTGAATTTTGATGCAAATGCTCAGAGCTCTAGCTCAGAAAACAGTTCTTTCGAAGAAGACAAACATCTTTCTAGGTCTGCTAAAATAATGAGAGCTCTAAATTGCACCACCAGTCCTTCGTATTATGGaaggacaaaaataaaaaaatcattgaacTTTAATTTAACTCCTAGTCCAAAAAGATTTTTGCCTGCAAGAAGTATTCGGAAGACACTAAGTTTAAACTTTGGTTCACCTTTGTCTGCTTCAAGTAAATTGTTAAACTTTGAAGATGATTCAAATGATTCTGTGAAaagcaaattaatatttacatccACTGAATCCATTGATGAAAACCAAAATGAGACACCGTCTCAACATAGTACAAAAGATCATGATACATTGCATTTTTCAACTCCTAATACAACATTAAGCAGAAAATCCTTGTACTCTACTAGCTTCACACCAGTATTACGTAGTCGACTGAAAGAAACTATCGataatattgtatacattACTGCAACACCTAACTCACAGTCATTGAAATCTATGAAAGGAAGAACCAAAGGTTTGAATAATGGCTTTGCAAATACATCCAGAAATTTGCTTCAGGAGTTTCATGACAGTGATGATGATAGACCTTGCACACCTGAAAAtgtaattcgaataattcctGAAAGCATGAGTGCTATCAAAAGAAGTCATAGAAAGGAAAGATCATCGAGGTGGAACGGACATTCTACAACGCAGGCTACAAGTAGTTTCCTAAATAACACAAATACATTCGAAAACATGACCAAGTCTCAACACAAGTACCATTTGCAAGATTCCAACTCTACAGATCGATCTTCTAGCAGAAACTCTGATGCACAAGATATACCGTCGTACAGTTCGGAAGATGATATGTCAGATACAGGTTCGCTTTTCGATTATAAAGACGAACTGAAAAATGTCTTAGACGAATCTAAAGAAGTATCCAATTGCATGTCAAACTCTGACATTGTGCAACCTAAGTTTGAAAAGTGCGATATTAAAGTAAAAGCAGAAGATAATTTACCTGTTCAGAACATAAAGACTGAAGCTAGACCTGTGACTCCAGATTTAGCGGCGGAGCACATCTTAGAACCACAAAAATCTGTTACTCCGGAGAATCGTAtagattttctaaaaaaaatttctaaagattctataaaaaaatctcataagaagaaaaaagacgtaaataaaaagaaaatttttagttcGAAAGTTTTACAATTCAAAGTCGGAGATGCGAATCAGGCCGACGGAGAATACTGGGATAATTCCGAGCAAGCTGGAaacaacgaagaaaataaattaaacgtagaACAGAATAACTTTGATAAAGTGGACGTAGAACGAGCATGTACTCCGGAAATGGTACATTCCAGCAGATTGTTACTGCCACAATTTAGTTCTGTTAAAAAATCTCACAAGAAAGACAAACACAGTAAAATATTATCTGGATTTTTGAAACGGCAAGAGTattttaacaaagaaataaacgCCGTGAaagataataacaataaagcGTTCAATGGCGACGATGCAtccgaatataaaaaatgtatagatcTTTCTTCGGATTTCGATACCACTGCAAACTCCAGTGATTCTTCCTACCTGGTTAACGTATCAGCTAAATTGTCTCCAAGCAAAAGAAAGATATCGTTGAACACGACGTCATCGAGTCATGACGCGAGTGTATCGTGCGATTCTGAATTGCAAGAGTGCGATATTTCTCAGgaggaatttcaaattttcactcCACTTAAAAGGAAGAGACCTCTGATTGCATCGAACgcaaaagaatatttacatttctacGATTTACCATCCGGGAAAGATGAAGTATTAGAAAAACCTGTCGCGAATATCAATTTCTCAAGGTGTTTGACGCCTGTTCTAAGTCTCCAGGAAAATTACATTAAGCCAGAAGAAAATCATCCCGTGACGATAAAATCAGATGACGTTAGCACCGAAGATTTGGAAGTAAATGTTTGCGAGTCTAACAGTAAAACTGGCAGGTCGACGCCAAGGAATATGTCGACCGAAGAATTGTACTCCAATAtagattccattaaaaaatcacacaaaaagaataaacgtgggaatatttcacgaaaagGCTTTAATCTGATTAGAAGTAATCTTTGCGACGAGAAGGGTCAGAGTTCGTCAGAAGACATCAAGAACGAAACATTTGAGAAATTAGAATCTCCGACTGACTCGATCGACCATGAAAAGGTTGAAGGTTCGAGCGGTAGCGCCAACGACCATGACTCGTCGAGTGCGAACCCGATAATAGCGATACAAAATGTGACACCACCAAATTGTTTGAAAgcaaaaaattatatgaagcTATTACAAGAAACGTCTATTAAACGATCACACAAGAAGGTCCGCGATCAAAGGAAACGCGAAGCTAGGATCGATACAAACGAATTGTCGGACGATGGATCTATATTCGGTGATgaggagaaattaaattatgttggAGAAGAGCACACTACTCTAGGTAAGTAG